Genomic segment of Streptomyces sp. NBC_01210:
CCTCCCACCGGTTCTCGCCGGTGTAGTCACGCAGCCTCCACAGGATGAGGTGCCCGATCTCGGAGCCCGCGGCCGGAGCGTGGCCGCCCCCTTCTTCTTCGTCGTCTTCCCAATCCTCGTCGCCCGCTGTCCCGTAAGTGACCGCGACGTGCCAGGGTTCCAGGGTGTCCTCGGAGTCGTACGGCACTGCGGGATGTCCGTGACCGTAGCGGAGGTGAAGACGGGCGGGATCGCCCGGGAGTTCACTGACCGGCCGCTTGGGCATCGCTGATGTCATGGCGGAAAGACTAGGAGCGGGCACTGACATCCCACCGGGAAACGGTACGAACGAGACCACCGACGCGGGTTGGCCCCAACTCGGCTGAGCACCTTCACATCCCGCCCCTTGACTGGGATCGCCCCGCTCGCAGCGATAGAGAAATCCCACGTCGATCACTACATTCCAAAACGATCACTGAATCTGCACTCCAGAGCCCCTCCGGCTTCCGCCCCTCCACGGAAACCCCAGCTCAGAGACGCACCACACCACAGCAACAAATCCCGAAACGATCACCAGATCCCCAGGCCAGCACATCACTCATCTAGTGATCACTAACGGATTTGTCACACGAAGGCGACCGGGAAGGCATCAGCCTTCCAGCGCGGTCTGGCGGCCCTCGCCCAGTGGGTCCAGCGCGAGGGCGCCCAGAAGGCAGTGCCGAGGGGGCACGTCGAATGCCTCGTCATCGACGGCCAGGAACACCAGCACAAGCTTGGCGTATGGATCTCCAACACCCGGGCGAGGCGGGACAAGCTCACCCACGACCAGCGCGCCGCACTCACCGAACTCGGAGTTGAGTGGGCATAGCAGCAGGGTCTGTTGGGTTGCTGCAGCGTGGCGTGTCCTGCGGGGCGCTGGACACGCCCTCAGCGGTTTGTGTTCTCCTCTCGGATCATCCGTCGGAGGCTTGTGCGTGCCGCCGCCAGGTCTGTTTCCAGGGTTGCCACGCGGGCGCGGAGCCGGTGGTTGTCGTCGGTGGCCTGCTGGAGGCTGTCTTCGAGTCGTTGGTTGTTCCGGGTGAGTTCGTCGACGCGTTCGGTCAGGTGCCTGGTGTCGAAGTCGTCGAGTTGCTGCCCGAGCTGGTGCTGGACGGCCTGCTTCATCCGGTCTCTGTCTTCCCTCAGCGTCCGGATCTCCTGCCTGGCGAGCTCGAGTTCTGTGCGCAGCGTGGCGGTGGTGCTTCGGGTGCGGTCAGGCGAGGGGGTGGTGGGGTGCTGGCGTTGTTGTGCGGCTTCGATGTGTTCGCGGACGCCTTCGGTGTAGGTGAGCCATGTGGAGACGCCGGCGGTGCGGGCGACGGCGGCGTGGGTGATCTTCTTGCCCTGTTGTTCCAGGGTGGTGAGTGCGGTCAGGGCTCGCTGGCGTTTGTCGAGGCTGGCGCGGCGGCGGGCCTGGGCGAGGGTGTGCGGGTTGCCGCGGGGGTTCATGCCGGGTCGGTCCTGGAGACGGTGGTGAGCGGCAGGAGGGTGTGGGTGTGGTCGGCGCGGGCTTTGCGCAGGATGGTGCTGGCTTCTTCGATCTCCTGACGTTGTGCGGCGGGGAGGGCGGCGAGGCGGCGCTGCATGCGGTCGGTGACCTGCTCGAAGGCGGTGATCTGGGCGGTGAGGGCGGTGATGAACGAATTCCGCGGCGTCCATGGCCTGGGCTGTTTCGCGGTCGGCGCGCAGTTCGTTGATGTGCTGTTCGATCGCCGGGAGGTAGGAGGGGTCGGGGCGGTAGAAGCCGCAGCCGGCGCACTGGAAACGGATGGGGCAGGAGCCGCCTGCGGCTTTGACGTTGCTGGGTTCGGTGCAGCCGCCGTAGGGGACGGCGACGGAGCGCAGTTCGTAGGCGGTGTCGGAGCTGGGGCTGGGTCGGCCGTGGTTGTCGACGACGTGGGCGGCGAGCTTGGTGACGGCGTCGCGTTTTCGTTTCAGGGAGACGGTGTAGTAGCGCTGGGTGGTGCTGACGGACTTGTGGTCCATCAGTTCGCGCAGGACGTCGAGGGGGGTTCCGGCGTCGGCGTGACGTTGTGCGTAGGAGTGGCGGAATGCGTAGGCGTAGATGAGGGAGCGGTCGTAGGGCAGGGGGTTGCCCTGTGTGTCGGTGCCTTCGCCGTGCAGGTGGGGGATGGCGTCGGCCCAGTCGCGCAGGGTCTCGCTGAGGTAGCTGGTGTGCAGGTAGGGGCGGGTGGCGAGGTGGGTGAGGGCGGGGAAGAGGTAGTCGGCGCCGGTGGGCGGGAGGCTGGTGTGGAGCTGCTCGCGGCGTTCTTGCCAGGTGCGGATGGCGTGGGCTGTGGGTGTGGTGATGGGCAGGCGCCTGCGGTGGCGGCGGGCCTTGTGGTTGTTCCAGACCAGGGAGATCTGGTCGTTGCGGGTTTCCAGGCAGTCGCGGGGCAGGGAGCAGACTTCCAGGGGCCGGCGTCCGGTGTCTCTGAGGAGGATGTACAGCGTGCCGTACATCAGCTGCAGGTCTTCGGGGGCGAGGGTGCGCTGGCCGCGGGCCCGTCCCAGGCCTAGGAGGTGGAGGTGGGCGTCGAGCTGGCGGATCACCGGTTCGGGGATGGCCTTGCCGATCTCGTCCTCGTTGGCTTCCTGCTCGGGGATGCGGTGGAGGGCGGGGTCGCGGACGAAGGCGGCCGAGAGGGTGTCGGCGGTGCCGGAGCGGCGGCCGTAGTCGATCAGGGCGAAGAAGTGGCTGGAGATGGACATGCGGTAGTTCCAGCCGGCCGGTTCGCCGTCCAGTTTCAGTGCGGTGCGGAACGCTTCGACCACGGCGGTGACGTCGTCGTAGCGCAGGCGTGCGGGGTCGTCGGTTCCCGGGCGTTGCGCGAGGGCCCGGGAGGCGAGTTCGACGCCGCGCAGCGTGCGGGCGAATTCGTCCGCTCCTGGGCGCTGCTGGACGGTCCAGGTGCGCAGCAGGCCGCGCAGCCACGGCTGCCGGATGGTGCGCAGGTCGACGGTCTTGTGGTGGCGGATGCCTGCTGGTGTGCGGGAGCGCTGGCCGAGCGCACGCAGGTCCAGGACGTCGTCCTGTGCCGGCGCGGTGCCGGTGTACTGCGCGTGACCCGCCCGGACCGCCGTACGCACGCGGCCGAGCATCCGCAGGACCGCGACGGTGGAGCGCGGGCACATCTGCTGGTCCGTGATGTCGCCGATAAGCGTGC
This window contains:
- a CDS encoding DUF6262 family protein, with product MSVSSALSRLPAPRTDNAGDPDGGGWPAWLQDHLDLTWRTSEWRQDCWLFTGSVYEPRSSVSLCRTAACDTVVSPANIFCPFCKEEQKRSPLPVAEFARTFVPVRNRVAFGGVPEQCRFTKDGQRCVRPRHCKELCSTHYTQWKTHTTRKAAGRWEDTAVPYADTPACPAPACPLPGLYGRGLCRQHAQRFREHRRTHPDAAVAPWAAQQPPYLAPHQFSLLPLPEPLRWEVLYGLQQVDPWLRIFEPPQVRRMVRDLAGTGTLIGDITDQQMCPRSTVAVLRMLGRVRTAVRAGHAQYTGTAPAQDDVLDLRALGQRSRTPAGIRHHKTVDLRTIRQPWLRGLLRTWTVQQRPGADEFARTLRGVELASRALAQRPGTDDPARLRYDDVTAVVEAFRTALKLDGEPAGWNYRMSISSHFFALIDYGRRSGTADTLSAAFVRDPALHRIPEQEANEDEIGKAIPEPVIRQLDAHLHLLGLGRARGQRTLAPEDLQLMYGTLYILLRDTGRRPLEVCSLPRDCLETRNDQISLVWNNHKARRHRRRLPITTPTAHAIRTWQERREQLHTSLPPTGADYLFPALTHLATRPYLHTSYLSETLRDWADAIPHLHGEGTDTQGNPLPYDRSLIYAYAFRHSYAQRHADAGTPLDVLRELMDHKSVSTTQRYYTVSLKRKRDAVTKLAAHVVDNHGRPSPSSDTAYELRSVAVPYGGCTEPSNVKAAGGSCPIRFQCAGCGFYRPDPSYLPAIEQHINELRADRETAQAMDAAEFVHHRPHRPDHRLRAGHRPHAAPPRRPPRRTTSGDRRSQHHPAQSPRRPHPHPPAAHHRLQDRPGMNPRGNPHTLAQARRRASLDKRQRALTALTTLEQQGKKITHAAVARTAGVSTWLTYTEGVREHIEAAQQRQHPTTPSPDRTRSTTATLRTELELARQEIRTLREDRDRMKQAVQHQLGQQLDDFDTRHLTERVDELTRNNQRLEDSLQQATDDNHRLRARVATLETDLAAARTSLRRMIREENTNR